One window of the Zea mays cultivar B73 chromosome 3, Zm-B73-REFERENCE-NAM-5.0, whole genome shotgun sequence genome contains the following:
- the LOC100191665 gene encoding importin subunit alpha-2 isoform X1, whose translation MSLRPSEREQMRKGNYKQTVDAEESRRRREGQMMDMRKAKREESLQKKRCDGFPASAAGVPPMGHSTALQQKGMGDVVALDLLGSDLIFLVTGWLAGDGAGRPLQRPLRAA comes from the exons ATGTCGCTCCGGCCGAGCGAGCGGGAGCAGATGCGGAAGGGCAACTACAAGCAGACGGTGGACGCGGAggagagccgccgccgccgcgaggGCCAGATGATGGACATGCGCAAGGCCAAGCGCGAGGAAAGTCTCCAGAAGAAGCGCTGCGATGGGTTTCCCGCCTCCGCCGCCGGTGTGCCGCCGATGGGCCACTCCACCGCGCTCCAGCAGAAG GGTATGGGTGACGTGGTGGCACTCGATCTGCTGGGTTCAGATCTGATTTTCTTGGTGACGGGATGGCTTGCCGGCGATGGTGCAGGCCGTCCACTCCAACGACCCCTCCGGGCAGCTTGA
- the LOC100191665 gene encoding Importin subunit alpha-2 translates to MGFPPPPPVCRRWATPPRSSRSPPIEEVISTGVVSRFIEFLTREDHPQLQFEAAWALTNIASGTSENTKVVVESGAVRLCPSLSSYSTPSSEDVRE, encoded by the exons ATGGGTTTCCCGCCTCCGCCGCCGGTGTGCCGCCGATGGGCCACTCCACCGCGCTCCAGCAGAAG TCCCCCAATCGAAGAGGTGATCAGCACAGGAGTGGTGTCGCGATTCATTGAGTTTCTTACACGTGAGGACCATCCCCAACTCCAG TTTGAGGCTGCATGGGCACTCACCAACATTGCATCAGGCACATCAGAGAACACTAAGGTGGTCGTTGAGAGTGGTGCTGTGCGCCTGTGCCCATCTTTGTCAAGCTACTCAACTCCCTCAAGCGAGGATGTTCGTGAATAG